The Pirellulales bacterium genome contains the following window.
CGAGCAGTTCCTCGAAAGTTGCGGCGTGCTCCTGCATGTAATTACCAGCGATGGTGAGGATTCCTGGCGAATCGCCGGCGCGTTCGGCGCCTGCCACATTATCGATATTGCCGGCGATCATGCCCGTGCCGCTGAGAATGCCGCCGTTGATCTGGTAGGTGTTGGCGAGGTTGAGCGAGCCATCGACTTTGGTCTCGCCCGAGTTCTGCGTAATGATGCCGCCAACGGAGAGCGTGGCGGCGGCGACGACCGCAACGCTGGCATTGTTCGTGATGAAGGTGTTGTTGAGGGCCAGAGTCTGTCCGGGAGCGTCGGCGGCGATCGTGCCATTGTTGATCAGCCGCCCGCCTCCGCCGTTATTGAATGTCGCGCCGTAGCCGTGGAGTTTGGCGGTGGGGCCGAGAGTCAGGCTGGCATTGCCATCGTTGAAGCGGATGCCATTGGAGGTTCCCGTCATGTTGATGGTGCCGTTGACGGTATTGGCATTGAACAACAAGGCGTAGGCGCCGCCGCTGAACGTGAGATTGCCGTTGATGGTGGCATTGCTGAGATAATTGTTGCCGTTGGCGGCAAAGCTGAAGCCGGCGCCGGTAGCGGCGGCGAAGCTGCCCGTGAGGCTGCCGCCGTCGACGATCACCGTGCCCGAGTCGGCATGAACGACGGCGTTGTTGCCGTTGAGCTGCCCTCCGATGGAAAGCGTCCCGCCGCTAATCCCTTCATAGACTCCATTGCCGCCGAGATTCGTGGTCTCAAGGTAAAGCGTCTGCCCGCTCACGTCGCCAGCGACGATCCCGTTATTGACAAGCGTTCCGCCGCCCCCGTTGTTGTAGGTGATGCCGAAGCCGTGCAGCGTTCCGGTCAACGTCAAACTGGCATTGCTGTCGTTGAAGCGGATGCCGTTGCTTGTGCTGGCCATGTTGATATTGCCGCTGACCGAATTGGCGTTGTACACGAGCGCGTATCCGCCCT
Protein-coding sequences here:
- a CDS encoding PEP-CTERM sorting domain-containing protein, yielding FHRVVANADLTFGNADYLLLVNANSAHNIAMAGTSNGIRFNDGNASLTLTGTLHGFGMTYNNGGGGTLVDNGTISADSAGNTLAINNTNLTGSGVLEAKNGGILSIGAVINGGGLKVNVDNNPNSIVEINGGGVTGTLGTSTGTGLSFAANGSNYISNATIASDLTFGQGGYALVYNANSVSGNINMASTSNGIRFNDSNASLTLTGTLHGFGITYNNGGGGTLVNNGIVAGDVSGQTLYLETTNLGGNGVYEGISGGTLSIGGQLNGNNAVVHADSGTVIVDGGSLTGSFAAATGAGFSFAANGNNYLSNATINGNLTFSGGAYALLFNANTVNGTINMTGTSNGIRFNDGNASLTLGPTAKLHGYGATFNNGGGGRLINNGTIAADAPGQTLALNNTFITNNASVAVVAAATLSVGGIITQNSGETKVDGSLNLANTYQINGGILSGTGMIAGNIDNVAGAERAGDSPGILTIAGNYMQEHAATFEELLGGATPGSGYSQLVVSNLATLDGTLDVSLVNGFKPTVGEQFDVLLGANTGSFPFNTSPDPGFTYSVAYLPDRVRITVDTVPVPEPSSLALLLAAVALIAFRRRRFIRVSPSPSGRGLG